One region of Candidatus Epulonipiscium sp. genomic DNA includes:
- a CDS encoding uracil-DNA glycosylase, with amino-acid sequence MEYTRKPAITDEAASSVIAGFVEELAFTDVTPNVYNQYSYQYQENSIRRDNLLIYLNQMYELKPKVILVGEAPGYRGCRLTGVPFTSEHLLMNNMEGLGLFGKEKGYRLASNKEKLLKEATATIIWETLIKHDAVALGWNAFPFHPHKKDNEKSNRAPLKQELLIGQKPLLRIIKMFHIKKVIAVGNKAYETLNKLGISCNKVRHPSQGGKNEFVMGIREIFHGH; translated from the coding sequence ATGGAATACACAAGAAAACCTGCAATAACTGATGAAGCTGCTTCATCAGTTATTGCAGGTTTTGTGGAAGAACTAGCATTTACTGATGTAACCCCAAATGTATACAATCAATATTCCTATCAATATCAGGAAAACTCTATAAGAAGAGATAACCTTTTGATTTATCTAAATCAAATGTATGAGTTAAAACCTAAAGTTATATTGGTAGGAGAGGCGCCGGGATACAGGGGATGTCGACTTACAGGGGTTCCCTTTACTAGTGAACATTTGCTTATGAACAATATGGAGGGATTAGGGCTGTTTGGGAAGGAAAAGGGATATAGGTTGGCATCAAATAAAGAAAAGCTACTCAAAGAGGCCACAGCTACCATCATATGGGAGACCCTTATAAAACATGATGCAGTAGCCCTTGGATGGAATGCATTTCCTTTTCATCCCCACAAAAAAGACAACGAAAAAAGCAATAGAGCTCCCTTAAAGCAGGAACTTTTAATAGGGCAGAAGCCCCTCCTTCGAATAATAAAAATGTTTCATATTAAAAAGGTTATTGCAGTAGGCAATAAGGCTTATGAAACTCTTAATAAGTTAGGTATTAGCTGCAATAAGGTAAGACACCCATCTCAAGGCGGAAAAAATGAATTTGTTATGGGTATAAGGGAGATATTTCACGGTCATTAA
- a CDS encoding glycosyl hydrolase, with the protein MNETRIEQLLRELTLEEKIGMIHGEGIFRTKGVERLGIPPLKMSDGPMGVRNEFEDNSWKPIGNSDDYVSYLPSNTALAATWNRKLAYEIGQVLGEEARGRGKDVILAPGINILRTPLCGRNFEYMSEDPYLISETVVPLIKGIEENDVAACVKHFVANNQETRRLDVNVEVSDRALREIYFPGFKAAVRKAKTKTIMGAYNKFRGQYCCHNDYLLNEVLRKEWGFDGTVISDWGGVHDTREAAYNGLDIEMSVENNFDNYYMANPLLQAVKRGEVEETVIEQKVRNILRLMERLNMLDGERKSGTYNTPGHRKKILEVAKESIVLLKNEDEILPLNPKKIKTLAVIGDNANRIHSDGGGSAEIKTLYEITPLMGLKMKLGGNVDVKFARGYYVDKKEKDEEINWQANSLEERISKEKYQEELSKSILTKRKELLEEAVAIAKGSDAVVLFGGLNHDFDSEGKDKEDMKLPYGQDELIEAVLKANKNAIVVMVAGSPVDMSSWADKAKSIIYSWYAGMEGGIALAEVLFGEVNPSGKLPETLPKKLEDSPAHHFGEFPGGDNVKYNEDIFVGYRYFETYRIEPQFCFGHGLSYTTFEYKDLQIFVEEKEKDLEVFLSLKIKNIGKQVGAEVVQVYTNDKEASLKRPKKELKAYEKTNLNPEEEKEIRFRLDKTAFGYYDENKKSFYVEPGEFSILVGSSVKDIRLKKEIVLSREYRYL; encoded by the coding sequence ATGAATGAGACAAGGATTGAGCAGCTACTTAGGGAATTAACTTTAGAGGAAAAGATAGGCATGATACACGGGGAAGGAATCTTTCGCACAAAGGGAGTAGAAAGACTTGGGATTCCACCCCTTAAGATGTCCGATGGACCCATGGGAGTCCGTAATGAATTTGAAGACAATTCTTGGAAACCTATAGGCAATTCTGATGACTATGTCTCCTATCTTCCAAGTAATACAGCCCTTGCCGCTACCTGGAATAGAAAATTGGCATATGAAATTGGACAGGTTTTAGGAGAAGAAGCAAGGGGCCGGGGGAAAGATGTCATCTTAGCACCGGGGATTAATATTTTGAGAACTCCCTTATGCGGCCGTAATTTTGAATATATGAGTGAGGATCCATATCTTATATCGGAAACAGTGGTTCCTCTTATAAAAGGAATAGAAGAAAATGATGTAGCAGCCTGTGTGAAACATTTTGTTGCAAATAATCAAGAAACAAGAAGGTTGGACGTTAATGTAGAAGTTAGTGATAGGGCCTTAAGGGAAATTTATTTCCCAGGATTTAAGGCAGCTGTTAGGAAAGCAAAAACCAAGACCATAATGGGGGCTTATAATAAATTCAGGGGCCAGTATTGCTGCCACAATGATTATCTACTTAATGAAGTTCTCAGGAAAGAATGGGGCTTTGATGGGACCGTTATTTCTGATTGGGGTGGTGTCCATGACACAAGAGAGGCAGCATATAATGGTCTTGACATAGAGATGTCTGTTGAGAATAATTTTGATAATTATTATATGGCAAATCCCTTGCTTCAAGCAGTAAAAAGAGGGGAAGTAGAAGAAACAGTAATAGAGCAAAAAGTAAGAAATATCCTTAGATTGATGGAACGGCTTAATATGCTGGATGGAGAAAGAAAATCGGGAACCTATAATACTCCAGGGCATAGAAAAAAGATATTAGAGGTGGCAAAAGAGTCAATAGTGCTTTTAAAGAATGAGGATGAAATATTGCCCTTAAACCCCAAAAAAATAAAAACCTTAGCTGTTATAGGAGATAATGCCAATAGGATCCATTCAGATGGAGGAGGTAGTGCAGAAATCAAGACTCTATACGAAATTACACCTCTAATGGGCCTTAAAATGAAATTAGGTGGCAATGTGGATGTAAAATTTGCTAGGGGATATTACGTAGATAAAAAAGAAAAGGATGAAGAAATTAATTGGCAAGCCAATAGCTTAGAAGAAAGGATTTCGAAAGAAAAATACCAAGAAGAATTAAGCAAATCTATACTAACAAAGCGTAAGGAACTTCTAGAGGAAGCAGTTGCAATTGCAAAAGGATCCGATGCAGTTGTTCTATTTGGAGGTCTAAACCATGACTTTGATTCCGAAGGAAAGGACAAGGAGGATATGAAACTTCCTTACGGACAAGATGAGCTTATAGAAGCAGTATTAAAAGCAAATAAGAATGCAATAGTTGTAATGGTTGCCGGTTCCCCCGTAGATATGAGTTCTTGGGCAGATAAAGCAAAAAGCATAATATATAGTTGGTATGCCGGTATGGAGGGAGGTATAGCCCTAGCAGAAGTCCTTTTTGGGGAAGTCAATCCATCAGGAAAACTTCCGGAAACACTCCCTAAGAAATTAGAAGATTCTCCCGCCCATCATTTTGGAGAATTCCCTGGGGGAGATAATGTCAAATATAATGAAGATATATTTGTAGGGTATCGATATTTTGAAACTTATAGAATAGAGCCACAATTTTGTTTTGGTCATGGATTATCTTATACTACATTTGAATACAAGGATTTACAGATTTTTGTAGAGGAAAAAGAAAAAGATTTAGAGGTATTCCTAAGTTTAAAAATAAAAAACATAGGTAAGCAGGTAGGGGCTGAAGTTGTGCAAGTATATACCAACGATAAAGAAGCTTCCCTAAAACGTCCTAAAAAAGAGTTAAAAGCATACGAAAAAACAAACCTTAATCCAGAAGAGGAAAAAGAAATTAGATTTAGATTAGATAAGACTGCTTTTGGGTATTATGATGAAAATAAGAAAAGTTTTTATGTTGAACCTGGGGAATTTTCTATTTTGGTAGGAAGTTCTGTAAAGGATATAAGATTAAAAAAAGAAATCGTACTATCTAGAGAGTATAGGTATTTATAA
- a CDS encoding flagellin, giving the protein MYINCVAELRIINHLNTLGRQQEVLSYRLATGQRINSAADDPAGFAISEKMRAQIRGVRQAQRNTLDGISLIQTAEGAMNEVHSILQRMRELAVQSANGTNTDKDRGYLDEEFQQLKEAIYQIAKDTEFNTQPLLDGSKKDKGITLQVGPNAGNTMEFTIGDMTDIGIKDLRIDNEEDAKMAIGALDSSVDRVSSERARLGAMQNRLGHTLNNLANYEENLTAAESRIRDADMAETMMEYVKNQIAMMVAQAVLAQSMRMKRQNLLILLSSLEDTKKLWQKY; this is encoded by the coding sequence ATGTATATTAATTGTGTGGCAGAGCTTAGAATAATCAATCATTTAAATACCCTTGGAAGACAACAAGAGGTACTTTCATACCGTTTGGCCACTGGTCAAAGAATTAATTCAGCTGCCGATGACCCTGCAGGTTTTGCTATCTCCGAAAAAATGAGAGCGCAAATTAGAGGTGTGAGGCAGGCCCAAAGAAATACATTAGATGGTATATCCTTAATCCAAACAGCAGAAGGAGCGATGAATGAAGTTCATTCTATACTCCAAAGAATGAGGGAGTTAGCAGTACAATCTGCTAATGGTACGAATACAGACAAGGACAGAGGATATTTAGATGAAGAGTTTCAACAATTAAAAGAAGCTATATATCAGATTGCAAAAGACACAGAGTTTAATACCCAACCTCTCTTAGATGGTTCAAAAAAGGACAAAGGAATTACCCTTCAAGTAGGGCCCAATGCGGGAAATACTATGGAATTTACCATTGGGGATATGACCGATATCGGCATTAAAGATTTAAGAATTGACAATGAAGAAGATGCCAAAATGGCTATAGGTGCCTTAGATAGTTCTGTAGATAGAGTTTCTTCGGAAAGAGCAAGACTAGGAGCAATGCAAAACCGATTAGGGCATACCCTAAACAATTTAGCAAATTATGAAGAAAACCTAACAGCAGCAGAAAGTCGTATAAGAGATGCAGATATGGCAGAAACTATGATGGAGTACGTCAAAAATCAAATTGCAATGATGGTAGCGCAAGCAGTCTTAGCCCAATCGATGAGAATGAAAAGACAAAACTTATTAATACTTTTATCCAGTCTAGAAGATACAAAAAAACTATGGCAGAAATATTGA
- the thiH gene encoding 2-iminoacetate synthase ThiH, protein MSFYNEYLKYKDFDFYRFFKKVTDKQIIKSINKSTLDIEDFLILLSPQASFYLEEMAQKAHRLTVQHFGKTILLYTPLYLSNYCTNQCVYCSFNCKNSIQRKQLTLEEVEDEARTISSTGLKHIIILTGDARGIATVEYISKCTKILRKYFPSIAIEVYTMSKEEYEILIDAGVDLLTVYQETYNEKLYDRLHKKGPKKDYKYRLDAPERACKANIRAVNIGALLGLDKEWIRDAFLTGFHALYLQNLYLDVEISVSLPRIRPHVGSYKPGSIVRDRDMVQIMTALRLFMPRVGITISTRENADFRNNIIQLGVTKMSAGSITAVGGHYHKDENTSQFEISDERDVGEMKEAIYKLGYQPVFKDWHFI, encoded by the coding sequence ATGAGTTTTTATAATGAATATTTAAAGTATAAGGATTTTGATTTTTATAGGTTTTTTAAAAAAGTTACAGATAAGCAAATTATAAAAAGTATTAATAAAAGCACACTGGATATAGAAGACTTTTTAATATTACTATCACCCCAAGCCTCTTTTTACCTAGAGGAAATGGCACAAAAAGCCCATAGACTTACAGTACAGCATTTTGGGAAAACTATATTACTTTATACTCCTTTATATCTTTCTAATTATTGTACTAATCAATGTGTTTATTGTAGTTTCAACTGCAAAAATTCCATCCAAAGAAAACAATTAACCCTAGAAGAAGTAGAGGATGAGGCTAGAACAATATCTTCTACGGGACTTAAACATATCATAATCCTTACAGGGGATGCTAGAGGGATTGCAACCGTAGAATATATTAGTAAATGCACAAAAATCCTTAGAAAATATTTTCCTTCTATAGCTATAGAAGTTTATACCATGTCCAAGGAGGAATATGAAATCCTAATAGATGCAGGGGTTGACCTTTTAACGGTTTATCAAGAAACATACAATGAAAAACTATATGATAGGCTTCACAAAAAAGGACCTAAGAAAGATTATAAATATCGCCTAGATGCCCCAGAAAGGGCTTGTAAGGCAAATATTAGGGCTGTAAATATTGGGGCATTATTAGGCCTTGATAAGGAATGGATAAGGGATGCATTTTTAACAGGGTTTCATGCTTTGTATTTACAAAATCTATACTTAGATGTGGAGATTAGTGTCTCTCTTCCTAGGATTAGGCCCCATGTAGGAAGTTATAAACCGGGCTCAATAGTAAGGGATAGGGATATGGTGCAGATTATGACAGCCTTAAGACTTTTTATGCCCAGGGTTGGTATTACTATTTCTACTAGAGAAAATGCTGATTTTAGAAATAATATTATCCAACTTGGAGTAACTAAGATGTCTGCTGGTTCCATTACAGCGGTGGGAGGTCATTATCACAAAGATGAAAACACAAGTCAGTTTGAAATATCCGATGAAAGAGATGTAGGAGAAATGAAAGAAGCCATTTACAAATTAGGATATCAGCCGGTATTTAAAGATTGGCATTTTATATAA
- a CDS encoding radical SAM protein has protein sequence MIKKKMIIPIFVSHQGCPNDCIFCNQKRITGVKDTFDEAQICNLIESYLVDYNQDKIIEIAFFGGSFTGINPIIQKNYLEIATRYITKYNLEGIRISTRPDYINEEILDLLLNYPVKAVELGVQSLDEKVLQLSRRNHKVEDVYRAVSLIKKAPIELGLQMMLGLPGDTLKKSIITANQIISMNPKTTRIYPTVIMKDTELETLYYKGEYTPLTLDEAIDWTCQILPLFYNEDITVLRVGLQASEEVNLGKGIVAGPYHPAFRQLVEEKMLHEEIIKVYKNSGGMPLIIYANQKAYQSLIGHKRKYKKIIQKKGIPIEFKITDKPITDEPASMIFESEGKTLNDICIPKYFK, from the coding sequence ATGATAAAAAAGAAAATGATTATTCCCATATTCGTATCCCATCAAGGATGCCCTAATGACTGTATATTTTGTAATCAAAAACGAATAACAGGTGTAAAGGATACCTTTGATGAAGCTCAAATTTGTAACCTCATAGAGAGTTATTTAGTAGATTATAATCAAGATAAGATAATTGAAATTGCTTTTTTTGGGGGAAGTTTTACGGGAATTAACCCTATTATTCAAAAAAACTATCTAGAAATAGCTACAAGATATATAACTAAATATAATCTAGAAGGTATTAGAATATCCACAAGACCTGATTATATCAATGAAGAAATATTGGACCTTTTATTAAATTATCCTGTTAAGGCAGTAGAATTAGGAGTCCAATCCCTAGATGAAAAGGTGCTACAATTAAGCCGTAGAAATCATAAAGTAGAAGATGTATATAGGGCTGTTTCTCTCATAAAGAAAGCTCCCATTGAGTTGGGGCTTCAAATGATGCTTGGTCTTCCAGGGGATACCTTAAAAAAGAGTATAATTACAGCTAATCAAATTATATCTATGAATCCCAAAACTACCAGGATATACCCGACAGTTATAATGAAAGATACAGAGCTTGAAACCCTATATTACAAAGGGGAATACACTCCCTTAACCCTAGATGAAGCAATTGACTGGACATGTCAAATACTTCCCTTGTTTTACAATGAAGATATAACTGTACTTAGGGTAGGACTTCAAGCTTCAGAAGAAGTAAACTTGGGCAAGGGGATTGTGGCAGGGCCCTATCATCCTGCCTTTAGACAATTAGTAGAAGAAAAAATGCTCCACGAAGAAATAATCAAAGTATACAAAAACAGTGGGGGGATGCCCCTCATAATATATGCAAACCAGAAAGCATATCAGAGCCTCATAGGACATAAAAGAAAATACAAAAAGATAATACAAAAAAAGGGGATACCCATCGAATTCAAAATAACTGATAAACCAATAACTGATGAACCAGCTTCAATGATTTTTGAAAGCGAGGGGAAAACTCTAAATGATATTTGTATCCCAAAATACTTCAAATAA
- a CDS encoding MFS transporter: MVTLLLIVIYLAFISLGLPDSLLGSAWPAMHMELGVSSSSAGIVTMVIAGCTIISSLVSDRLIHKFGTSIVTLVSVGITAFALMGFGFSSEYWMLIILAIPLGLGAGSVDAALNNYVAIHFNAKHMNWLHCCWGLGATLGPIIVSSYLAQPGGWHTGYKVISVIQLGLTIILLLSLPIWKKVHPNVDIKTENTKEISSTKNVFRMSGVKLTLFVLFFYCAAEMTAGLWGSTYLVTVRGFAVDMGARAISFYYGGITAGRMIAGFLSVKMSNKSLVRLGQGVSLLGSILVLLPLGNILPVVGLLLVGLGFAPIYPAMIHETPKRFGVSNSQKIIGYQMASAYIGITFMPMLLGQVSRFTGIIIFPPVLIGFILCMVVTSEGVLRIINSSM, from the coding sequence ATGGTTACTTTACTTTTAATTGTAATTTATTTAGCTTTTATTAGTTTAGGACTTCCGGATTCATTATTAGGTTCAGCATGGCCGGCGATGCATATGGAGTTAGGGGTATCTTCTTCCTCAGCTGGTATTGTTACGATGGTAATTGCTGGATGTACAATTATCTCAAGTTTAGTAAGTGATAGATTAATACACAAATTTGGAACATCGATTGTTACATTAGTTAGTGTTGGGATAACGGCATTTGCATTAATGGGATTTGGTTTTTCAAGTGAGTACTGGATGCTCATTATTTTAGCTATTCCTTTAGGGTTAGGTGCTGGCTCAGTAGATGCAGCCCTAAACAACTATGTGGCCATTCATTTTAATGCAAAACATATGAATTGGCTACATTGTTGCTGGGGGTTAGGAGCGACCCTAGGCCCTATCATCGTATCTAGCTATTTGGCGCAGCCAGGGGGCTGGCATACTGGATATAAGGTTATATCCGTGATACAGTTAGGGCTTACAATCATTTTACTTCTAAGTTTGCCAATATGGAAGAAGGTTCATCCCAATGTAGATATTAAGACAGAAAATACTAAGGAAATTTCAAGTACAAAAAATGTTTTTAGGATGTCAGGGGTAAAACTAACGCTTTTTGTCTTGTTTTTTTATTGTGCTGCAGAAATGACTGCAGGACTTTGGGGCAGCACATACTTGGTAACGGTTAGAGGATTTGCAGTGGATATGGGTGCAAGGGCCATATCATTTTATTATGGAGGAATTACAGCGGGTAGGATGATTGCAGGGTTTTTGAGTGTAAAGATGAGCAATAAAAGCTTGGTAAGGTTGGGGCAGGGCGTATCCTTACTAGGAAGCATACTTGTTTTACTGCCCCTAGGGAATATACTTCCTGTAGTAGGCCTACTGCTTGTAGGTTTAGGTTTTGCCCCGATTTACCCTGCTATGATCCACGAAACGCCCAAACGATTTGGGGTTAGTAATTCGCAAAAGATTATTGGATATCAAATGGCATCTGCATATATAGGAATTACATTTATGCCTATGCTCCTTGGACAAGTTTCAAGATTTACAGGGATAATAATTTTTCCACCGGTCCTAATAGGTTTTATCTTATGCATGGTGGTTACCTCAGAAGGCGTGTTAAGGATTATTAATTCATCTATGTAA
- a CDS encoding thiazole synthase: MSDSLVIGGVKLQSRLFIGTGKYPDDKMIPRILERGGAQVITVALRRMDFDKVSENILNYIPKNIQLLPNTSGARNANEAIRIARLARASGCSNWIKIEVISDNKYLLPDGYETIRATEVLAKEGFVVLPYISPDLMIAKNLVDVGAAAVMPLGAPIGTNKGLKTKELIRILIEEISLPVIVDAGIGKPSDACEAMEMGAAACLLNTAIASANNPILMAEAFGLGIKAGRKAYLAGLGGISCHANASSPLTGFLEASNYKV; the protein is encoded by the coding sequence ATGAGTGATTCATTGGTAATAGGGGGAGTTAAGTTGCAAAGCCGTTTATTTATCGGAACTGGTAAATATCCCGATGATAAAATGATACCTAGAATTTTGGAAAGAGGTGGAGCACAGGTTATAACAGTTGCCTTAAGGCGAATGGATTTTGATAAAGTTTCAGAAAATATCTTGAACTATATACCAAAAAATATTCAGTTATTACCTAATACTTCAGGAGCTAGAAATGCAAATGAAGCAATAAGAATTGCAAGATTAGCCAGGGCTTCGGGATGTAGTAATTGGATTAAGATAGAGGTAATTTCTGATAATAAGTATCTACTCCCTGATGGATATGAAACCATAAGAGCTACAGAGGTACTAGCTAAGGAAGGATTTGTAGTGCTTCCTTATATAAGCCCTGATTTAATGATAGCCAAAAATTTAGTAGATGTAGGGGCTGCTGCTGTTATGCCTCTTGGGGCTCCTATAGGGACTAATAAGGGACTTAAGACAAAAGAACTAATTCGCATTCTTATTGAGGAAATTTCTTTACCTGTAATTGTAGATGCAGGTATAGGCAAACCCTCGGATGCTTGTGAGGCCATGGAGATGGGGGCGGCAGCTTGTCTTTTGAATACTGCTATCGCCAGTGCCAATAATCCTATCCTTATGGCAGAGGCTTTTGGATTGGGTATAAAGGCAGGAAGAAAGGCATATCTTGCAGGATTAGGAGGCATATCTTGTCATGCTAATGCATCTTCTCCATTAACAGGATTTTTAGAAGCTTCTAACTATAAAGTTTAA
- a CDS encoding pyridoxal phosphate-dependent aminotransferase: protein MISNKMKTLVANSSTIRAMFEEGKRLASIHGEENVFDFSLGNPNVEPPKNIKDSIQNILNSEAPNLVHGYMNNSGYEDVRTKISNFINKKHNLNLSLDSIVMTCGAAGGLNILLKTLLNPEDEVIVFAPFFGEYRNYVNNFDGKLVVVSPDIDTFEPNIEALKGKITEKTKAVIINSPNNPTGVVYSDEAMKKLAATLLEKEKELGTSIYLISDEPYREIVYDGVEVPYVLKYYKNSFIGYSYSKSLSLPGERIGYIVSNPKMDDYENIMAALNVANRILGFVNAPSLFQRVIADCLESEVDINVYKKNRDLLYDYLVDLGFKCIKPEGAFYLFPRTPIADDKKFCEDAKQFNLLLVPGSAFGCPGHVRLAYCISYEKIKNSLPAFGKLAKLYNMK from the coding sequence ATGATATCGAATAAAATGAAAACTCTAGTAGCTAATAGTTCTACCATAAGAGCAATGTTCGAAGAAGGTAAAAGATTAGCAAGTATTCATGGAGAAGAAAATGTATTTGATTTTAGTTTAGGAAACCCTAATGTAGAGCCACCAAAAAATATAAAGGATTCAATTCAAAATATACTCAATAGTGAGGCTCCTAATCTTGTTCATGGGTACATGAATAATTCAGGATATGAAGATGTTAGAACAAAGATTTCTAACTTTATTAATAAAAAACACAATTTAAACTTATCATTAGATAGTATTGTTATGACCTGTGGAGCAGCAGGGGGGCTTAATATTCTACTTAAGACCCTCCTAAATCCAGAGGATGAGGTCATTGTTTTTGCACCTTTTTTTGGGGAATACAGAAATTATGTAAATAATTTTGATGGTAAATTGGTAGTCGTTTCCCCTGATATTGACACCTTCGAACCTAATATCGAAGCCTTAAAAGGAAAAATCACGGAAAAAACTAAGGCAGTAATTATTAACTCCCCTAATAACCCTACAGGGGTAGTATATTCTGACGAGGCAATGAAAAAGTTAGCAGCAACTCTTTTAGAAAAAGAAAAAGAATTAGGAACTAGCATATACCTTATATCTGATGAACCCTATAGGGAAATTGTATATGATGGGGTAGAAGTTCCTTATGTTTTAAAATATTATAAGAATTCTTTTATCGGATATTCCTATAGTAAATCTTTATCCCTTCCAGGGGAAAGAATAGGATACATAGTTTCAAATCCTAAAATGGATGATTATGAAAATATTATGGCGGCCCTTAATGTTGCCAATAGAATTCTTGGATTTGTCAATGCCCCTTCTTTATTTCAAAGAGTTATTGCAGACTGTCTAGAATCTGAAGTGGATATTAATGTCTATAAGAAGAATCGGGATTTATTATACGATTATTTAGTAGATTTAGGTTTCAAATGTATCAAGCCAGAGGGAGCATTTTACTTATTTCCAAGAACTCCTATTGCCGATGATAAAAAGTTTTGTGAAGATGCAAAACAGTTTAATCTCCTACTAGTACCCGGTTCTGCCTTTGGTTGTCCGGGGCATGTAAGACTTGCCTATTGTATTTCTTACGAAAAAATAAAAAATTCTTTACCAGCATTCGGAAAGTTGGCAAAGTTATATAATATGAAGTAA
- the thiS gene encoding sulfur carrier protein ThiS, translated as MEISLNGKKEILENKMTLTELILSKGLNPDTIVVEHNSNLIKKEEWSSVSLKENDILEVLRFVGGG; from the coding sequence ATGGAAATTAGTTTAAACGGAAAGAAAGAAATTCTAGAAAATAAAATGACTTTAACGGAGTTGATTTTATCCAAGGGCTTAAACCCAGACACCATCGTAGTTGAACATAATTCGAATCTTATTAAAAAAGAAGAGTGGAGCAGTGTTTCATTAAAAGAAAATGATATCTTAGAGGTATTAAGATTTGTAGGAGGGGGATAA
- a CDS encoding citrate/2-methylcitrate synthase: MKKQDFSNVEREPILNRLSNKVRESSYINPELYTKYEVKRGLRDISGKGVLAGLTEIGEVHAYHLSENELVPVPGQLIYRGIDIYDITKNFLEEGRFGFEEIAYVLICGDLPTETEFKEFKALITNALKMQEDFVSDTILQIPSKDIMNVLARGVLSLYGFDENPDDISIENVLRQCIELIARIPLIAVYGYQSYVHRYLQKSLVLHSPQPELSIAENILHMLRPNSKYTKLEATILDLSLVLHAEHGGGNNSSFTTHVVTSTGTDTYSAIAAAIGALKGPRHGGANIKVKHMFQDIKANIKDWNDEEEIKNYLIKLLRKEAFDKSGLIYGMGHAVYSISDPRAEILRGYAKELAKQNGYEEIFNLYRTVEKIAPQAIASERKMYKGVCANVDFYSGLVYDMLGIPEELYTPIFAISRIAGWGAHRIEELVNSGKVIRPAYKSVAHRREYVSMQNR, encoded by the coding sequence ATGAAAAAGCAAGATTTTTCAAATGTAGAAAGAGAACCTATTCTAAACAGGTTAAGTAATAAAGTGAGAGAAAGTAGCTATATCAACCCAGAACTATATACTAAATACGAGGTGAAAAGAGGCTTAAGGGATATCAGTGGAAAAGGCGTCCTTGCAGGATTAACTGAAATAGGTGAGGTTCACGCTTATCATCTTAGTGAAAATGAATTGGTTCCTGTTCCAGGACAGCTAATTTATCGCGGAATAGATATATATGATATTACAAAGAATTTTTTAGAAGAAGGTAGATTTGGATTCGAAGAAATTGCATATGTACTCATTTGTGGAGATTTACCTACGGAAACTGAATTCAAGGAGTTTAAGGCTCTTATAACTAATGCTTTAAAAATGCAAGAGGATTTCGTCAGTGACACTATTTTGCAAATCCCAAGCAAAGACATTATGAATGTACTGGCAAGGGGAGTCCTTAGTTTATATGGTTTTGATGAAAACCCAGATGATATTTCCATAGAAAATGTATTAAGACAATGTATTGAACTAATTGCAAGAATTCCTTTAATTGCTGTATACGGATATCAATCATATGTTCATAGATATTTGCAAAAGAGTCTAGTATTGCATAGTCCTCAGCCCGAATTAAGCATTGCGGAAAATATTCTTCATATGCTTCGACCCAATTCAAAATATACCAAATTAGAAGCTACCATATTGGATTTATCCCTAGTACTTCATGCGGAACATGGGGGAGGGAACAACTCTTCATTTACTACCCATGTGGTGACATCAACAGGTACGGACACTTATTCCGCTATTGCTGCCGCTATTGGAGCTTTAAAGGGACCAAGGCACGGGGGAGCAAATATTAAGGTAAAACATATGTTCCAAGATATTAAGGCGAATATCAAAGATTGGAATGATGAAGAGGAAATTAAAAATTACCTTATCAAGTTATTAAGAAAAGAAGCCTTTGATAAATCTGGCTTAATTTATGGTATGGGTCATGCAGTGTATTCTATTTCTGACCCTAGAGCCGAAATATTAAGGGGATATGCGAAAGAGTTAGCAAAGCAAAATGGATACGAGGAGATATTTAATTTATATAGAACAGTAGAAAAAATAGCTCCACAAGCAATAGCTTCAGAGCGAAAAATGTATAAGGGAGTATGTGCAAATGTAGATTTCTACTCAGGGTTGGTTTATGATATGTTAGGAATCCCTGAAGAACTGTACACACCGATTTTTGCAATCTCCAGGATAGCTGGTTGGGGTGCTCATCGAATAGAGGAATTGGTTAACTCAGGTAAGGTTATCCGCCCAGCATATAAGAGTGTAGCCCATAGACGGGAATATGTATCAATGCAGAATAGGTAG